Proteins from one Pontibacter korlensis genomic window:
- a CDS encoding DUF2461 domain-containing protein: protein MNIRYILDFLQGLQQHNSKQWMDVHREEYLQAKAYFVELVEYLISQLQQFDASLHGVTAQECIFRINKNDFSKKGEVPYKRHFGAGISPAGRHSPFANYVLMLEPGGQSRIGGGIRKPGSKQLELIRQEIDYNPGQLQQILDAPALKSTFAGLRGEQTRNAPKGYDKSHPELELIKYKGYQVLHFFSDEEVTEPGFIERVPSMLRQVKPLHDFLNNAITELS, encoded by the coding sequence ATGAACATTCGGTACATCCTTGACTTTTTGCAAGGACTACAGCAGCACAACAGCAAGCAGTGGATGGATGTGCACCGGGAGGAATACCTGCAGGCAAAGGCTTACTTTGTAGAGTTAGTGGAATACCTGATTTCACAACTACAACAGTTCGACGCATCGCTTCATGGGGTAACGGCGCAGGAGTGTATCTTCAGGATCAACAAGAATGATTTTTCCAAAAAGGGAGAAGTACCATACAAACGCCATTTTGGCGCAGGCATATCGCCAGCAGGTCGACACTCCCCTTTTGCCAATTATGTACTGATGCTGGAGCCTGGAGGACAATCGAGAATAGGTGGCGGTATACGTAAACCTGGCAGTAAGCAACTCGAGCTGATACGGCAGGAAATTGACTATAACCCTGGCCAACTACAGCAAATACTGGATGCACCCGCGCTTAAGTCTACCTTTGCTGGGCTGCGCGGCGAGCAAACCAGAAACGCACCTAAAGGCTACGATAAGTCGCACCCAGAGCTCGAGCTAATCAAGTATAAAGGATACCAGGTGCTTCACTTTTTTAGTGATGAAGAAGTAACTGAACCTGGCTTCATAGAGCGTGTGCCCTCCATGTTACGGCAGGTAAAACCGCTCCACGATTTTCTAAACAACGCCATAACTGAACTATCGTGA